Proteins encoded together in one Telopea speciosissima isolate NSW1024214 ecotype Mountain lineage chromosome 4, Tspe_v1, whole genome shotgun sequence window:
- the LOC122659465 gene encoding uncharacterized protein LOC122659465 — MVAVFNKELLSWYLITLKLRETVKAGIANSPGSIPSRDLQLGPLHWRQSHTQPPPEQQRLTLQESSFSQSHLTLINGDDKNVKEEREVTNPMESDWAISIREKLEQAHQDHEAASWAKLCIYRVPQYLRVGDDYGKADKAFVPQIISLGPYHHGRKNLRDMDRHKWRSLYQVLNRTHQDVNLYLDSIWEVEEKAQAYYEGPISLSSNKSMEMMVLNG, encoded by the coding sequence ATGGTAGCAGTGTTTAATAAGGAGCTTTTAAGTTGGTATCTCATCACTCTCAAACTGAGGGAAACAGTGAAAGCTGGAATCGCAAACTCACCTGGTTCTATCCCTTCACGTGACCTTCAATTGGGACCACTGCATTGGCGACAATCCCATACACAGCCACCTCCGGAGCAGCAGCGGCTGACGCTGCAAGAATCCTCCTTTTCGCAATCGCATTTGACATTAATCAATGGTGACGACAAAAAtgttaaagaagaaagagaagtaacGAATCCAATGGAATCAGATTGGGCGATCTCCATTAGAGAAAAGCTAGAGCAAGCCCATCAAGATCATGAAGCTGCCTCATGGGCCAAGCTCTGCATCTACCGAGTCCCACAGTACCTCCGTGTGGGCGACGATTACGGCAAGGCCGACAAGGCCTTTGTCCCACAAATCATTTCCCTGGGTCCTTACCATCACGGTCGGAAGAACCTCCGAGATATGGATCGTCACAAGTGGCGTTCTCTCTATCAGGTTCTGAATCGAACCCATCAAGACGTGAATCTCTACCTCGATTCTATCTGGGAGGTTGAGGAGAAGGCTCAAGCCTACTACGAAGGACCAATCTCTCTCAGTAGCAACAAATCCATGGAGATGATGGTTCTCAACGGCTGA